ATGTGCATTATTTGAAAGATTAtaaatactaataaataaattaaacaaacaaGATTCAATTAAGGATTGCAGACCAAGAAAGAGGTGAAAACAGCAAAGAAAGCACCAAAACCAAGAATGACAGAGTAGCCAACACCCTGATTAAGGACTGGTTTGCCTTCAAAGAAACTAGTCTGCCTCACACAGCTACCTCCATTTTCAGAATGATAGTACTTTGCAGAGAATTCAAAGGGTGGACACTGTGTTGCAGAAGCCATGAACAAAAGAAGTAGTGGATATAAAAACTAGAAACTGGTTGTGCTAATTAATTAGTTGCTATTCAAATTAAGAATAGAATATAACCCTATCCCTATGGCTATGATGCAGATACTCCATAAGTATCCATGTCTTGGAAAACTAGAAGCCCAGCTTATTTCTCTAGGTGAGTACAGAGAGGACAATAAGTCAAACTAAGAGGGTATCtcatattttaagattttaatcAAAGGAATCTGTAGAATGGATCCAATCATGGAAACTCTTTTAGTCCGAAGTGTTGAATTTGTTACACTCTAGATATTTTGTCTGATTGGATAGGAAACTAATAagttaacatatatatatatatatatatatatatatatatatatatatatatatatatataatatattatttgtgAACAGAAAGAGATGACAACGAAAATTGGCTTGTGTATGAGATTCTTGAATCCCCACTTTGAAATTCACAACTTTAGGTAGAAAAAActcaaaaagaaaattgtatttatttatgttttaataGGTTCAAACAGATTTGATATGTCTATTAAGTTTTTGAGAAAAAGACAAATAAATTCTTAACCTTTTAGTTCGCAGACATTTAAATTTTCaatgatttgaaaatacatTTAAGTTTTTGACATTCTCAAAACCTAAACACATCGATCTCTCTGTTTACTTGGGTCTGGCAGACCCAATGAAAAAATCAAACATGACTTCCGTTGTACTGGTCTAGTCGAAATACGGATGCACACGTAAGAAAGTATTTAAAATGGAACAAAATAGATTCAAGGATCAATATATTCAGATTTTGAAAAAGTcagaaatttaaatatattttcaaattttcaagaATATAAATGTCTGCAggctaaaaaattaaaaacctaTCTATCTttttctctaaatttttttgtgaatagaattaaacttttaaatcattctaaacctaaaattattttatgataagTTAAATTAGACGAGATTAGATATAAACTAAATTGCAAACACTTGACAAATTCTATCTTTATTTTGACATGGAAAATATTGAAGTGACTAATCATAAGTaaatgtcttttttttatttgacataTGAAAATGTCTTTTATAAATATAACCattaaaaaatgttagaaaATTTGACTAAATTACTCAATATGATACGTATTTGCATTTCAGTTATATTTTTATACGAAGAAGTTTTTTTTATGAGTAACTACGAAATATTAATTGGTAGTTACAAAATTCAATTTGTATACAATAATCTTGTTACGGATGTAGTACATCCTTTTTGGCTTAAAATGTGGCCATCCTGTTTTGATTTTGAGACCTATATTATATATCAACATcacatataataaataattaaatagtacTAGTTGACGTGAAGAGATAGATGGAAGAACAAGAGATTCATGCATGTAACGCAAACCGTGAGAGGAATATTCCAATGCGTTTATTTAATTGATCAATTTGccagagaaaaaaaaatcaataaatgaCCAGCATCATTGCTGTGAACTACAGATTCTACCACGGGGAACTCAAATTTTGTAGTACAAATGCAATCCAAATtcaatttgtatttattttttagattatcgATGTTAttcttatattatttataatttattaattatttaattttaactttacaataaaattacattaaagttaaataaatttttttatttaaatagaacactttaaacttttaaaatcaACATACGATTATGTCCAAAcgtaaaaaactaatttaatactttacttaattttaaataatgcAAAAGGTAATCAgaatttattacttttttttatttgaattcataggatattttatgaaattccatttttttttccaCCAATCACTgtttaactaaaataattttaaattactcGATTCTCATAATGATCTTTCAGTTCTTTCtacaatttgattttgattttgttatGATATCTATCTAGAGCCGCCAAATTGGTACGACATAGTAGTGTAGTACTAATACATTACTACAGATCAAATATACGAAGATAATtctaattaaataatacaagatgtaaaataaaaattacttcTTTCCTTTAAAAACACAAGATATTTTTACAAGTTGATCTTATCACCAATCATTGTTAATCAACTTAGTCATTatataattagaaaaataatccTCTAAAATGAATAGTTACAAATATTAACCGATTATTAGTTAAAAGAAATATTGTTtgtcatttttttcaaaattaaattatattaaaactttttattcaataattatcaacttaaaagaaaaaaaaatagtatataaatCCTCCTCCCTTAAGCCTTTTTTCTTCACACAAATACAAGAAGTCAAATAATAATAGTCCCTCAAATGATGATGAAGGGTGGTGGTGGCAGGGTGGCCAAGGAGTTAGGCTATTGGGTTAGAGGCCCTCTTATTCATGGAAATGGTGTAAGAAACACTATGACCACTTTGACCTTTtcagataataataataataataagaaggagaaggagaagaaggttGAAGAGAATAATAGTAGTGAGGGTATTGTGAGTTATTGGGGAATTCAGCCTTCTAAGGTTACCAAAGATGATGGCTCACAATGGAAATGGAATTGCTTCAGGGTATGTATATATgcatatttcttttatttttattagagaTATATAATCAAATTTCGACCAAAAGATTAGAATTCAAATTCTTTACtccaaaggaaagaaaaagggtacaaattaaataaataaataaaagtttatataataaatttgcataaattttaaaaaaatattatattaaaatcgtgttaaaaatataattatttatgttttttttttaatagtttagacttttagaataaataattttatgacaattttaattttagttttagagaattaagtttaattattttagtttttataattttactaaatttttaattatatctttatatttttttttgagttaGATTCTTAcacaatttttattttgtaattaatttttttatgtaaaaaatgttaaaaataatcgaatatttctctcaaaatatatatatggagttaaaaatttagttaaatttttaattataaatatctttatccataaaaaaatattcagttaattctaatttttttatattaaaaaaatcttaattataaaattaaaaaatataaaaatcaaatatatatatatacttaattatacatttaataaaattataaaaattaatagaataattaaattgaaaatGTATTTGATGTTGATCTTTCCTGTGTTACATGAAGCCTTGGGAGAGTTACAAAGCAGATATAAGCATTGATCTGGAAAAGCATCATGCGCCCAAGACCTTTACGGACAAGATGGCTTTTTGGACTGTAAAGGGTCTCAGATATCCCACTGATATCTTTTTCCAGGTTTCCACTACTTAGTTTATAATTCTATTCATGCATGCATGTATCTTCCTACTAGCTAGCTTTCTTTTACTTTTGCTTCTCGGATCAATATAGCATGCATGAAATGATGCATGTGATGTTTCCTTACTTGGTTTTGCTTCTATATTTTCCAATATTCATCTCAACAAGAGTACACAATCAGACATAATATATTTAAGAAGAATGTTAGGGGCaagcaatttttgtgatttgtagtcATTAAATAGTAATCAATGATGTTTTTAATGGTGTAAGATTTCATCCAATAGCGTGTAATTATTCACTTTTCTTTTGCTAGTTACATGGTCAGAATCTAATAAAGTTGGTGGTCTTAGactttttctatatttaatattataatatataatactgatttaatagtttatttttagtatacataaaagaaaatattatttatacaccaaaatcagctattaaaattagctatcaatgtatttatgtataaatatacctatgatttaatttatttttaaagcatatttatatttcagtatatattttatattggtaGTTGACTTTAGTCAAATTCTGTCTTATATGTACAGAAGCGATACGGATGCCGGGCTATGATGCTAGAGACAGTTGCGGCTGTCCCCGGCATGGTAGCAGGCATGCTCCTACACTGCAAATCGCTGCGGCGATTCGAGCACAGTGGTGGGTGGATCAAAGCACTGCTAGAAGAAGCAGAGAACGAGCGCATGCACCTAATGACGTTCATGGAGGTGTCAGATCCAAAATGGTTCGAGCGTGCTCTGGTAATGGCAGTCCAAGGTGTTTTCTTGAATGCGTATTTGTTGGGGTATTTGGTGTCTCCGAAATTTGCACACCGCATGGTTGGGTACCTTGAAGAGGAAGCAATACACTCGTACACAGAGTTTCTTAAGGAGCTTGACAAGGGTAATATAGAGAATGTGGCAGCACCAGCCATAGCCATCGATTATTGGCAGCTTCCACCTGATTCTACTCTAAGGGATGTGGTTATGGTTGTTAGAGCTGATGAAGCACACCACCGTGATGTCAATCACTTTGCATCGGTAATTCTCACCAATTTTGGTTAATAAAACTATGAATTTAATAAGTGGAAGGAGAATGTTAGGTTGAACAACATAAACGaccaccaatcaaataaaaatatactacaccttaatttaatgttattaatttaaatttatttttttaatcatattaattcacattattcacacattattcaaaaatattgttagttatctatattttttctaAGTGAAAATTCAAGTGTAGTCAACTTTACATGAAATTGATAACTAATagtcgttagatgaaaatttatttaaatcagtcaaatcatttaACCACTCATCTATAACTTCACGTAAAATTAACTGTACCTAAATTTTTATCATTTAGTTATGATTCATTGTTAgtctaaaataattttacacatGCATTCACATCACTAAAATAACTATCTTTTATATTGACCAAATGAACGTAATTACACGACTATATAAAAAGCTTTACATTTTTAGTGactacatcaaaattaaattcttaaactCTCTGTATTTAGTTATAAACTTAATTAGTGTCCGAATAAGTTTTTAGTTCCTTCAAGGTGTGATGATTACCTTCTGCatacttattttaatttagatcgATTTTTATAATGCTATATATAATTTCAGTTTTGTTAGCATACCAATTTTTCTTCAACTAACTAGGagttgatttcaaatctttttcgatatatataattttacaacataaaagaaatagagaacaattatatactatatcttgtaagaaaaattatttatctcACTTGATATGCCCTTATGTATAAGGAGAAGGATTTGGTAAGTAGATGTTTTAttggtttaattactctattagTTCTTATAGTTTTGTAaacattttaattaaattcttttttttttttaattgagttcttgtgccaatttttttttaattgagtccctataccaattattttttttagttgagtccctataaaattaagctaattactactaagagggacttaattgaaaaaaaaaattagtgcaagaacccaattaaaaagaaaaaagtatagggacctaattgaaaattttacgAAACTATAAAGaccaatagagtaattaaacctgtTTTATTTATAGAATCTTATAGTAAAAACTAGAATATATACTAGAAAGGAAAAGATGGatttcttaaataaataaataaagagtaaagtatattttttgttcctgaaatttgacaaaaattttaaaaatacccctaagttttattttattttaatttttttctagaAATTACTTTTTGTTCCTGAAATTTgacaaaagttttaaaaatacccataagttttattttatttcaattttgttccagaaattttcaaattttcaatcaagcataattttcatgtattattgtTAGGTTGGTcttaaatgtttttaaaatttagccGTCGagaatatatttaatacaaatcCAAAACTTCTGgaacaaaattgaaataaaataaaacttaaaagtatttttaaaatttttgtcaaactttagagataaaaaaatatactttacccatAAATAAATTACTTATCATGTTTTTAGTGGCAatgatatacgttacacttatCTCATATgtattagaatttaatttatttatttatttaaaaaacctgaaaaaaagggaaaaattttaaaggagaTTTTCTTGTAATATTGTGATGTTATTGAAGGATGTGCATTATCAAGGGCGAGAACTAAGAGAGACTCCTGCTCCAATTGGCTATCACTAAGAATTCAAGGGTCTTTGGCTAGAAGcctagaataaataaaaatgttgGTTTGTGACAACAATATTATTGTGTTTTGTTATGGATAATACTCTGAATAATGCTGATGTATCTTGTACAAAGTTGGTGAGTTGAGTTATTTAGTGGGGAATGAAGAGTTTGTCAATTCATGTTGACAAAAATCTCAtctattcaaataaaatttgtaaaatatCTTAATAAAtgatcaatttaaattttagttttcatGTATGATATACTCCTTATTGGATTCTGCGATTCTTGTCAAATTAAAGGGAAAATTTAATTATCATTAGaaactttaattaattaaattaattaaatttttatgacaattaatttatttgctaaAGAGATTTATTTTTGTATTGAATATGTTTAAAATTATGATTCATGATAGACGTACCACAAATTATGCAAAAAGAGATACTTAAATTATTATACCCAAATCTTCTAAGTGAAGAGAAAAAATTATGTCATTTAAAATatatcttattaattaaaaGTGTTACACTCTTTATTACGTAAATATATTTTAACCATATATTTATTACGTTTTATATGGATAATTAGATTCAtatacaaaacaaaattatattcTAACGGACCAAATTTTTATAGTAGAATATTTGTGAtaataaaaatctaaatatttaatttattatacaaatatataaaaagTTTTATATTACGTTTTATATAGATAATTTAGATTCAtatacaaaaacaaaattatattcTAATTGACCAAATTGTTTATAGTAGAATATTTGTGAtaataaaaatctaaatatttaatttattatacaaatatatataaaaagtttTATGTACTGTgctatatataaaaaatgttgttttctctatttttattttcaaatctcatTAATACTCACCTCATATTATAAACATTTTAGTCTAAATACAGAAATATTGCTCACGTTATATTAAACCACAAATATGAAATATCTAATGTTAATTTTGTGGACGAACAAAATTTCTAGTCAATTTTACCGGAAAATACGAAAGGAAATGCATGTGTGTATGGGGAACCAGTGAGAGAATATTCCCTTTTAGGGTGTATGATATTGAGTTGGTGTGAACACGCAGCAGATAAGACCCAACTACTTGATCCCCAAGAAATGGCAaactttaattattattattcaattaatGATCAGTTAAGAACAGCCGCATTGGTACGACAGGTAACTTGAATTTGATAGTACAAATTTAATACAATTTAAATAATACAATAAGTAATATGAaaattttactttctttttttggtaggaaatcataatttttttcatgtgttttaacttttaaattgTCTAAGCtgaaaaattattaaacaaTGCAATTTCTTTTCGagaattattttcttttaattttcaggtgataaaatttttattcttattaaactTTTTAAGGAAATCATAATatgttattaaattaaataggataaaatatattttttatttctaaaattttataaaaactttaaaattatccctaagttttattttgttttaatttcgttctaaaaattttttatttgcatcaaatatactttgacagctaatttttcaaaaaatttaagactaattattcaacaacaatttcataagaacaaccctcaacataagtaaatcaagcataattttcatgcattattgttaaattggtcttaaattttttgaaaatttaaatcgaaaacttttgagacaaaactaaaacaaaataaaacttagaggtatttttgaaacttttgtcaaattttaaggacaaaaaatatattttactcaattaaatataatttatatattttagggtttttattttacaaataaTGTAAGACTTCAATAACTTTGTATTTTATTATGTAacgaaaattatataatatttaagatgaaaatttaactaaaagccgttagatgaaaatttagttaaattagtcaaatcatctaataattctcaactatcaacttcacataaagtCGATGGCACCTGAGTTTTCACGTACCAGAATATacattgaaattaaatcttATTTTCCTATGATATTACTTCACCTCTACTAATTGACactcatataatgatgataatgaatTGTTATTATTAACAAAATCAACCTTAAAAAATATAGCAAAAAGAATGTGGGAAAAATAGTTAAGTAAAATATGGTTCTAGAATATTTTCCATGCCAAACCCAAACACATGCGTTCCACCGCCATAGTTGCCAACTAACACACCAACGTATCAACGTTACTCACCTCATCTTTTTCGCTCTCTTCATATATATACACAACCTCTCTTAAACCCTTTTTTTCATCACAACAACGAAAAAAGCAATTCAAATTCCCTTTAACAATTTCTCATCTCATATTCTTCTAGTTTCTAGTTTTCC
The genomic region above belongs to Arachis stenosperma cultivar V10309 chromosome 5, arast.V10309.gnm1.PFL2, whole genome shotgun sequence and contains:
- the LOC130981694 gene encoding ubiquinol oxidase 1, mitochondrial-like → MMMKGGGGRVAKELGYWVRGPLIHGNGVRNTMTTLTFSDNNNNNKKEKEKKVEENNSSEGIVSYWGIQPSKVTKDDGSQWKWNCFRPWESYKADISIDLEKHHAPKTFTDKMAFWTVKGLRYPTDIFFQKRYGCRAMMLETVAAVPGMVAGMLLHCKSLRRFEHSGGWIKALLEEAENERMHLMTFMEVSDPKWFERALVMAVQGVFLNAYLLGYLVSPKFAHRMVGYLEEEAIHSYTEFLKELDKGNIENVAAPAIAIDYWQLPPDSTLRDVVMVVRADEAHHRDVNHFASDVHYQGRELRETPAPIGYH